From Achromobacter spanius, a single genomic window includes:
- a CDS encoding bile acid:sodium symporter family protein, producing the protein MRRFLPDQFTLILIATVAFASFFPAVGKGATFMMVASNVAISLLFFLHGARLSTDAIVSGVKDVRLHGLILACTFLLFPALGLGLRALFPGLLTPSLWIGVLFVCTLSSTVQSSIAFTSMARGNVPGAICAATASNLLGTVLTPLLVAVLLHRQGGGHGLADAGRILLQLLLPFAVGSLLRPWIGAWALRNSRTLSKVDRSSILLAVYTAFSEAVAQGIWHAFPAIDLATMVLVNAVLLGAVLGITTWGSRKLGLSKENEITLVFCGSKKSLASGIPLATVLFGTSQMGVVVLPLMIFHQMQLMVCAVLARRYAERAEPVQAVAARA; encoded by the coding sequence ATGCGCCGCTTCCTGCCCGACCAGTTCACGCTCATCCTGATCGCCACCGTGGCGTTCGCCAGTTTTTTCCCGGCCGTGGGCAAGGGCGCCACGTTCATGATGGTGGCGAGCAACGTGGCGATCTCGCTGCTGTTTTTCCTGCACGGCGCGCGGCTGTCCACGGATGCCATCGTGTCTGGCGTGAAGGACGTGCGCTTGCACGGGCTGATCCTGGCCTGCACTTTTCTCCTGTTTCCTGCGCTGGGCCTGGGCCTGCGCGCGCTGTTTCCCGGGCTGCTGACGCCGTCGCTGTGGATCGGCGTGCTGTTCGTCTGCACGCTGTCGTCCACCGTGCAGTCGTCGATCGCGTTCACGTCCATGGCGCGCGGCAACGTGCCGGGCGCGATCTGCGCGGCGACAGCCTCCAATCTGCTGGGCACCGTGCTGACGCCGCTGCTGGTGGCGGTGCTGCTGCATCGCCAGGGCGGCGGGCATGGGCTGGCCGATGCCGGCCGCATCCTGTTGCAGCTGCTGCTGCCGTTCGCGGTGGGCAGCCTGCTGCGTCCGTGGATCGGGGCATGGGCGCTGCGCAACAGCCGCACGCTATCCAAGGTGGATCGCAGCTCGATCCTGCTGGCCGTCTACACCGCGTTCAGCGAGGCCGTCGCGCAGGGCATCTGGCATGCGTTTCCGGCCATTGATCTTGCGACCATGGTGCTGGTGAACGCGGTGTTGCTGGGGGCGGTGCTGGGGATCACGACTTGGGGCAGCCGCAAGCTGGGGCTGAGCAAGGAGAACGAGATCACGCTGGTGTTCTGCGGATCGAAGAAGTCGCTGGCTTCCGGCATTCCGCTTGCGACCGTGCTGTTCGGCACGTCGCAGATGGGTGTGGTGGTGCTGCCGCTGATGATTTTTCACCAGATGCAGCTGATGGTTTGCGCGGTGCTGGCGCGGCGTTATGCCGAGCGGGCGGAACCGGTGCAGGCGGTGGCGGCGCGGGCGTAA
- a CDS encoding c-type cytochrome, with protein MAAAVVGGALMVWSAVAGKAAGAGRGAVLRLPWLAGGAFVACAVLLALAWQAVPGLPGLLGSRVGHLALGLAALLLLTGLAAAWLHSRAGEVAAAARPAWRRGVAAAMGALGLLVSLLALSIWRQPVDALALVSWPFAWRYDPDLPVSPHTWNRLWLALAQSAVAGALLVAALFARRWRLALLAVAAALALATSWPPPRLLLTEARDTSYQRSPLAFSDANVLQGGRLYARHCASCHGAAADGRGPLAASLPVWPSVLGAALFDNRLEGELYWRLAHGGHAPAERAMHALDAALRPDEVWQVLDFLRLHAYGTSGGAGMPAISAPVVAVSCRDGRADRLTGLRGLPVRVVAQAAGAPAEPQDPRLLTVALTRGRTSAADADCVAADPAAWDAYALAAGVPPDGLAGAQFLVDRRGWLRARLLPHAAPEWTSADDVCGPGGRMEAGNARGLGEILLAMDRAPIVMTDLRRH; from the coding sequence GGGCGGCGCATTGATGGTGTGGTCGGCGGTGGCGGGCAAGGCGGCCGGGGCAGGGCGGGGCGCTGTCCTGCGCCTGCCGTGGCTCGCTGGCGGGGCGTTCGTGGCGTGCGCCGTACTGCTGGCCTTGGCCTGGCAAGCAGTGCCCGGATTGCCTGGATTGCTGGGTTCGCGCGTGGGACATCTGGCGCTGGGGTTGGCGGCCCTCCTGCTCTTGACGGGCCTGGCCGCGGCATGGCTGCACAGCCGCGCGGGCGAGGTGGCTGCGGCCGCCAGACCGGCGTGGCGGCGCGGCGTGGCGGCCGCGATGGGCGCGTTGGGGCTGTTGGTGTCGCTGCTTGCCCTGTCGATCTGGCGCCAGCCCGTGGACGCGTTGGCGCTGGTGTCCTGGCCATTTGCCTGGCGGTACGACCCGGACCTGCCCGTCAGCCCGCATACCTGGAACCGGCTGTGGCTGGCGCTGGCGCAAAGCGCGGTGGCAGGGGCATTGCTGGTGGCCGCCCTGTTCGCGCGGCGATGGCGGCTTGCGCTGCTGGCGGTTGCCGCCGCGCTGGCGCTGGCGACGAGCTGGCCGCCGCCGCGCCTGCTGCTGACCGAGGCGCGGGACACTTCCTATCAACGCTCGCCGCTGGCGTTTTCTGACGCGAACGTGCTGCAAGGCGGCCGGCTGTATGCGCGGCATTGCGCATCGTGTCACGGCGCGGCGGCGGATGGGCGTGGGCCGCTGGCCGCCAGTTTGCCCGTGTGGCCTAGCGTGCTGGGTGCGGCGCTATTCGACAATCGGCTGGAAGGTGAGCTGTATTGGCGGCTGGCCCACGGCGGGCATGCGCCGGCCGAACGCGCCATGCACGCCCTGGACGCCGCGCTGCGGCCGGACGAGGTCTGGCAGGTGCTGGACTTCCTGCGCCTGCATGCCTACGGGACGAGCGGTGGCGCGGGCATGCCGGCGATTTCCGCGCCGGTGGTGGCGGTGAGCTGCAGGGACGGCCGCGCGGACCGGCTCACCGGTCTGCGCGGCTTGCCCGTGCGCGTCGTGGCGCAGGCGGCAGGCGCCCCGGCCGAACCGCAGGATCCGCGTCTGTTGACGGTGGCGCTGACGCGCGGCCGCACAAGCGCCGCGGATGCCGATTGCGTGGCGGCGGACCCTGCGGCGTGGGACGCCTATGCCTTGGCTGCGGGCGTGCCGCCGGACGGCCTGGCGGGCGCGCAGTTCCTGGTGGACCGCCGCGGCTGGCTGCGCGCGCGCCTGCTGCCGCACGCCGCGCCGGAGTGGACCAGCGCCGACGACGTCTGCGGGCCGGGCGGTCGCATGGAGGCCGGCAACGCGCGCGGCCTGGGCGAGATTCTGCTGGCGATGGATCGTGCACCCATCGTCATGACCGACCTGCGGCGCCACTGA
- a CDS encoding aldo/keto reductase — translation MAKVPAVKLNDGGKIPQLGLGVWQVPDDQAASSVKEALAAGYRSVDTAAIYGNEAGVGAGLRSAGVARKDLFITTKLWNDKHGYDDAHKAIDESLEKLGLAYVDLYLIHWPVAGSEKFLDAWRAMIEMKEDGRARAIGVSNFTQANLERLIDASGVTPAVNQIELHPGFTQTALRAFHARHGIVTESWSPLAQGNITKEKVILDLAQKHGKSPAQVTLRWHLQHNLVVIPKSVTPDRIRENIDVFDFELSPADMAAIDGIKEGPRLGPDPEKFA, via the coding sequence ATGGCGAAGGTACCCGCAGTGAAATTGAACGACGGAGGCAAGATTCCGCAGTTGGGCCTGGGCGTCTGGCAAGTGCCGGACGATCAGGCAGCCTCCAGCGTGAAGGAAGCGCTGGCGGCTGGTTACCGCTCGGTGGACACCGCGGCCATCTATGGCAACGAGGCGGGCGTGGGCGCGGGATTGCGATCGGCCGGCGTGGCGCGCAAGGACCTGTTCATCACCACCAAGCTCTGGAACGACAAGCACGGCTACGACGACGCGCACAAGGCGATCGACGAAAGCCTGGAGAAGCTGGGGCTGGCGTACGTGGACCTGTACCTCATCCATTGGCCGGTCGCGGGCAGCGAGAAGTTCCTGGACGCCTGGCGCGCGATGATCGAGATGAAGGAAGACGGCCGCGCGCGCGCGATCGGCGTGTCGAACTTCACGCAGGCCAACTTGGAACGCCTGATCGACGCGTCCGGCGTCACACCCGCGGTCAACCAGATCGAACTGCATCCGGGGTTCACGCAGACCGCGCTGCGGGCATTTCATGCGCGGCATGGCATCGTGACCGAGTCCTGGAGCCCCCTGGCGCAGGGCAACATCACGAAGGAAAAGGTGATCCTGGACCTGGCGCAAAAGCACGGCAAGTCGCCGGCGCAGGTGACGCTGCGCTGGCATCTGCAGCACAACCTGGTCGTGATTCCGAAATCCGTCACGCCGGATCGCATCCGCGAGAACATCGACGTATTCGACTTCGAACTGTCGCCGGCGGACATGGCCGCCATCGACGGCATCAAGGAAGGCCCGCGCCTGGGCCCGGATCCCGAGAAGTTCGCGTAG
- a CDS encoding ABCB family ABC transporter ATP-binding protein/permease, protein MNSPETRPGKGGGLATLRTLFPYLWPPGRTGLKVRVVAALLCLFAAKAATVYVPLLYKQAVDELGKGAPGTVTVPLGLILAYGTARVLSLLFSELRDAIFARVGQHAIRSVGLQIFRHLHGLALRFHLARQTGGLNRAIERGTKGIQTLLSFLLFNILPTFFEISLVCIVLWKMFDGWLALATGATVVLYMAYTLAVTEWRAKFRRQMNETDSEANTKAIESLLNYETVKYFGNEEHEARRYDASLTRYERAAVRSQVSLSILNVGQALIISSGLTLVMWMAANGIAEGRYTLGDFVLVNTYLLQLYTPLSFFGFIYREIKQALIDMERMFELLGQDREVADRAGAAPLQVSGGAVEFRDVHFGYDPRRAILKGVSFSIPAGKTVAVVGTSGAGKSTIARLLFRFYDTDSGAILIDGQDVREVTQASVRAAIGVVPQDTVLFNDTIRYNIGYGRPGATDAEIEAAARLAHIHDLILTMPDGYGTMVGERGLKLSGGEKQRVAIARTILKNPAIFLFDEATSALDTHTEREIQANLREVSQGRSTLIIAHRLSTVADADEIIVLADGRIVERGRHPQLLAQGGIYAGMWTRQQESARSAPAD, encoded by the coding sequence ATGAATTCTCCTGAAACGCGGCCCGGCAAGGGCGGCGGTCTTGCCACGCTTCGCACCCTGTTTCCCTACCTGTGGCCGCCCGGCAGGACCGGCCTGAAGGTCCGCGTCGTGGCGGCGCTGCTGTGCCTGTTCGCCGCCAAGGCCGCAACCGTCTACGTGCCCCTGCTGTACAAGCAGGCGGTGGACGAACTGGGCAAGGGCGCGCCCGGCACGGTGACGGTGCCGCTGGGCCTGATCCTGGCCTACGGCACCGCCCGCGTGCTCTCGCTGCTGTTCTCCGAACTGCGCGACGCCATCTTCGCGCGCGTCGGCCAGCATGCGATCCGCTCGGTCGGCCTGCAGATCTTCCGGCACCTGCACGGCCTGGCGCTGCGCTTTCACCTGGCGCGGCAGACCGGCGGACTGAACCGCGCCATCGAACGCGGCACCAAGGGCATCCAGACCCTGCTGTCGTTCCTGCTCTTCAACATCCTGCCCACGTTCTTCGAAATCAGCCTGGTCTGCATCGTGCTGTGGAAGATGTTCGACGGCTGGCTGGCGCTGGCCACCGGCGCCACCGTCGTGCTGTACATGGCCTACACGCTTGCCGTGACGGAATGGCGCGCCAAGTTCCGGCGCCAGATGAACGAAACCGACTCCGAGGCCAACACCAAGGCCATCGAGAGCCTGCTGAACTACGAGACCGTCAAGTATTTCGGCAACGAAGAACACGAGGCCCGGCGCTACGACGCCTCGCTCACCCGCTACGAACGCGCCGCCGTGCGCAGCCAGGTCAGCCTGTCGATCCTGAACGTCGGCCAGGCCCTCATCATTTCCTCGGGGCTGACGCTGGTGATGTGGATGGCGGCCAACGGCATCGCCGAGGGCCGCTACACGCTGGGCGACTTCGTGCTGGTCAACACGTACCTGTTGCAGCTCTACACGCCGCTCAGCTTCTTCGGCTTCATCTACCGCGAAATCAAGCAGGCGCTGATCGACATGGAGCGCATGTTCGAGCTGCTGGGCCAGGACCGCGAAGTGGCGGACCGCGCGGGCGCCGCGCCGCTGCAGGTCTCCGGCGGCGCGGTTGAGTTCCGCGACGTGCACTTCGGCTATGACCCGCGCCGCGCCATCCTGAAGGGCGTCAGCTTCTCGATTCCCGCCGGCAAGACGGTGGCCGTGGTGGGCACCTCGGGCGCAGGCAAGTCCACCATCGCGCGCCTGCTGTTCCGCTTCTATGACACCGACAGCGGCGCCATCCTGATCGACGGCCAGGACGTGCGCGAGGTCACGCAGGCCAGCGTGCGCGCGGCCATCGGCGTCGTGCCGCAGGACACCGTGCTCTTTAACGACACCATCCGCTACAACATCGGCTACGGACGGCCGGGCGCCACAGACGCTGAAATCGAGGCTGCCGCGCGCCTCGCCCACATCCACGACCTGATCCTGACCATGCCGGACGGCTACGGCACGATGGTGGGCGAGCGCGGCCTGAAGCTGTCGGGCGGCGAAAAGCAGCGCGTGGCGATTGCCCGCACCATCCTCAAGAATCCGGCCATCTTCCTGTTCGACGAGGCCACCAGCGCGCTGGACACCCATACCGAACGCGAGATCCAGGCCAACCTGCGCGAAGTCAGCCAGGGCCGTAGTACGCTGATCATCGCGCACCGCCTGTCCACCGTGGCCGACGCGGACGAGATCATCGTGCTGGCCGATGGCCGCATCGTCGAGCGCGGCCGCCACCCGCAACTGCTGGCCCAGGGCGGCATCTACGCCGGCATGTGGACCCGCCAGCAGGAAAGCGCCCGGTCGGCGCCGGCGGATTGA
- a CDS encoding OsmC family protein codes for MSTLNEYLDQKRAAVLLRNGRDPKTVEPVKLRAHVSAEGRSGVRRIRIRDHQVVSDSPADFAGYDLGPSSPELLLGSLGSCLTHIFLIKAAELELPLESLEVSIEGDLDPRGGKPGYEAVPFFPHNIRYTAHIVSPADEHAVRAVHEAVEAWCPILNLLKQPQALHGSVEHTRSAPQ; via the coding sequence ATGAGTACGTTGAACGAGTATCTGGACCAGAAGCGCGCCGCCGTATTGCTGCGCAACGGGCGCGACCCGAAAACCGTCGAGCCGGTGAAGCTGCGCGCGCACGTCAGCGCGGAAGGGCGCAGCGGCGTGCGGCGCATCCGCATTCGCGATCATCAGGTGGTGAGCGACAGCCCCGCCGATTTCGCGGGGTACGACCTGGGGCCGAGTTCGCCCGAACTGCTGCTGGGATCGTTGGGCAGTTGCCTGACCCACATCTTTCTCATCAAGGCGGCGGAGCTGGAACTGCCGCTGGAGTCGCTGGAGGTGTCGATCGAAGGCGACCTGGATCCGCGCGGCGGCAAGCCGGGGTACGAGGCGGTGCCGTTCTTTCCGCACAACATCCGCTACACGGCGCACATCGTGTCGCCGGCGGACGAGCACGCGGTGCGCGCCGTGCACGAGGCGGTGGAGGCGTGGTGCCCGATCCTGAATCTGCTCAAGCAGCCGCAGGCGTTGCACGGCAGCGTCGAGCACACGCGGTCCGCGCCGCAATAG
- a CDS encoding Rieske (2Fe-2S) protein gives MQDSPTLPEVRVCAAGDLVNGGLGVKVPVTDGAGRTTAFFVRYQDRVHGYLNRCAHVGVELDWEGSFFTRAGDLIMCARHGATYQPDTGVCVGGPCRNGRLTALDVAERDGSVYWQPAGKIRPADADA, from the coding sequence ATGCAGGATTCCCCCACCCTCCCCGAAGTCCGCGTCTGCGCCGCCGGCGACCTGGTCAACGGCGGCCTGGGCGTGAAGGTGCCCGTGACCGATGGCGCGGGCCGCACCACCGCCTTCTTCGTGCGCTACCAGGACCGGGTGCATGGCTACCTGAACCGCTGCGCCCACGTCGGCGTCGAACTGGACTGGGAAGGCAGCTTCTTCACCCGCGCGGGCGACCTCATCATGTGCGCCCGCCACGGCGCCACCTACCAGCCCGACACGGGCGTGTGCGTGGGTGGCCCCTGTAGAAACGGACGTTTGACCGCGCTGGACGTGGCCGAGCGCGACGGCAGCGTCTATTGGCAGCCCGCCGGCAAGATCCGTCCGGCGGACGCCGACGCCTGA
- a CDS encoding PepSY-associated TM helix domain-containing protein encodes MTAASTIKTWYLVHKWTSLVCTIFLLIICLTGLPLVFHHEIEHWLDDGKPLSQVPAGTPPANLDKLVANAQAMYPNEVVDYLSFDPDEPQVFVGMAKTPGDGLASGHAIRMDARTGDVLLDGPLYTEDKFSFMGIMLALHVDLFAGLTGELFLGFMGLLFCVAIVSGVVLYGPFMKKLEFGTVRATRSTRLKWLDLHNLLGIVTLVWALVVGLTGVINELSTPLFRLWQSTELPRVLEPYKGQPIPTQLASAQLAADTARKAMPGNDVSFISFPGNAFGSPQHYIAWMRGDSPLTSKLNTPVLIDGRTGALTTVAKMPWYLTALEVSRPLHFGDYGGLPLKIIWALLDLVTIVVLVSGLYLWLARRRATEARINELIKKHQAAAAPQRTPA; translated from the coding sequence ATGACCGCCGCGTCCACCATCAAAACCTGGTATCTCGTCCACAAATGGACCAGCCTGGTTTGCACCATTTTTCTGCTCATCATCTGTCTGACCGGTTTGCCGCTCGTGTTCCATCACGAGATCGAGCATTGGCTCGACGACGGCAAACCGCTATCGCAGGTGCCCGCCGGCACACCGCCCGCCAACCTCGACAAGCTCGTGGCCAACGCGCAGGCGATGTATCCGAACGAAGTCGTCGACTACCTGTCCTTCGACCCGGACGAGCCGCAGGTCTTCGTCGGCATGGCCAAGACGCCCGGTGACGGGCTGGCTTCGGGCCACGCGATCCGCATGGATGCCCGCACGGGCGACGTGCTGCTCGATGGCCCGCTTTATACCGAAGACAAGTTTTCGTTCATGGGCATTATGCTGGCGCTGCACGTGGACCTGTTCGCGGGCCTGACCGGCGAGTTGTTCCTCGGTTTCATGGGGCTGCTGTTCTGCGTCGCCATCGTGTCGGGCGTCGTGTTGTACGGCCCGTTCATGAAGAAGCTGGAATTCGGCACGGTGCGCGCCACGCGCTCGACACGCCTTAAATGGCTGGACCTGCACAACCTGCTGGGCATCGTGACGCTGGTCTGGGCACTGGTGGTGGGCTTGACCGGCGTCATCAACGAGCTGTCCACGCCGCTCTTTCGCCTGTGGCAGTCCACCGAATTGCCGCGCGTGCTGGAACCCTACAAGGGCCAGCCCATCCCCACGCAACTGGCCTCGGCCCAATTGGCCGCGGACACGGCGCGCAAGGCCATGCCCGGCAACGACGTGTCGTTCATCTCCTTCCCCGGCAACGCCTTTGGCAGCCCGCAGCACTACATTGCCTGGATGCGCGGCGACTCGCCCCTGACGTCCAAGCTGAACACGCCCGTGCTGATCGACGGCCGGACCGGCGCGCTGACGACCGTGGCGAAAATGCCGTGGTACCTGACCGCGCTGGAAGTCTCGCGGCCGCTGCATTTCGGCGATTACGGCGGCCTGCCGCTCAAGATCATCTGGGCGCTGCTGGACCTCGTCACCATCGTCGTGCTGGTGAGCGGACTGTATCTGTGGCTGGCCCGGCGCCGCGCCACCGAAGCGCGCATCAACGAACTCATCAAGAAACACCAGGCCGCCGCGGCTCCGCAAAGGACACCCGCATGA
- a CDS encoding metallophosphoesterase translates to MEQRFLKVPRNASGRDFAVGDVHGHFSRLQQALDELGFDPTRDRLFSVGDLVDRGPENEAALDWLAKPWFYAVQGNHEDYAIRHVRTGQVDVKNWRGYGGGWFLDLPAERQEVFAEAFTRLPIAIEVETSSGAVGLLHADCPVLFWPRLESALQDRYKRTSAACQWSRDRLRQMDRTGILGVRAVVAGHTPVASPLALGNVYHIDTEGWNAGYFTFLNLESLQAWPREVVTEAAAAE, encoded by the coding sequence ATGGAGCAACGTTTTCTCAAGGTCCCGCGCAACGCGTCCGGCCGCGATTTCGCGGTAGGCGATGTGCACGGACATTTCTCGCGCCTGCAGCAGGCCCTGGACGAATTGGGGTTCGACCCCACCCGCGACCGGCTCTTTTCCGTGGGCGACCTGGTCGATCGCGGGCCCGAGAACGAGGCCGCGCTGGACTGGCTGGCAAAGCCCTGGTTCTATGCGGTGCAAGGCAACCACGAGGACTACGCGATTCGCCATGTGCGCACGGGGCAGGTGGACGTGAAGAACTGGCGCGGCTACGGCGGCGGCTGGTTTCTGGATCTGCCCGCCGAGCGGCAGGAGGTGTTTGCCGAAGCCTTCACCCGGCTGCCGATTGCCATCGAGGTGGAAACGTCGTCGGGCGCCGTCGGATTGCTGCATGCCGACTGCCCGGTGCTGTTCTGGCCCCGGCTGGAGTCCGCGTTGCAGGACCGCTACAAACGCACCAGCGCGGCATGCCAGTGGTCGCGCGACCGCCTGCGCCAGATGGACCGCACCGGCATCCTGGGCGTCAGGGCGGTGGTGGCGGGGCACACCCCGGTGGCGTCGCCGCTGGCGCTGGGCAACGTGTACCACATCGACACCGAAGGCTGGAACGCCGGCTACTTCACCTTTTTGAACCTGGAATCCCTGCAGGCGTGGCCGCGCGAGGTCGTGACCGAGGCTGCGGCCGCCGAGTAG
- a CDS encoding LysR substrate-binding domain-containing protein, whose amino-acid sequence MLNPLWLKTFAAAAGAPSFTEAARRLGLTQPTVSEHIRQLEQAVNRRLFQRDTHSLALTSDGRSLLVHAEIILAAHEKAERLFDAPRLRGRIRLGTSDDLAMGPLPDVLAAFRLAHPEVELDLTIGVTSDLYKLLDDNRLDVMIGKRRRGDRRGQTLHKEALLWRAKEGLRVDPDEPLPLILLREPSVTRTLALDALARAGRSWQIVCTSTSYAGCQAAARAGLGITVQPSHLSTAGLSAPAGAANLPALPPVEFIVISAPAPGKPTRALTEILMRSTLT is encoded by the coding sequence ATGCTCAATCCCCTCTGGCTCAAGACCTTCGCGGCAGCCGCCGGCGCGCCCAGCTTCACCGAAGCCGCGCGCCGGCTGGGACTGACCCAGCCCACCGTCAGCGAACACATCCGCCAGCTCGAACAGGCCGTGAATCGGCGCCTGTTCCAGCGCGACACCCATTCGCTCGCGCTGACCAGCGACGGCCGCAGCCTGCTCGTGCATGCCGAGATCATCCTGGCCGCGCACGAAAAGGCCGAGCGCCTCTTCGACGCGCCCCGGCTGCGCGGCCGGATCCGGCTGGGCACCTCGGACGATCTGGCGATGGGTCCCCTGCCCGATGTCCTGGCGGCGTTTCGCCTGGCGCATCCCGAAGTCGAGCTGGACCTGACCATCGGCGTCACCAGCGACCTCTACAAACTGCTGGACGACAACCGCCTGGACGTGATGATCGGCAAGCGCCGGCGCGGCGACCGCCGCGGCCAGACGCTGCACAAGGAGGCGCTGCTGTGGCGCGCCAAGGAAGGCCTGCGCGTGGATCCCGACGAGCCCCTTCCCTTGATCCTGTTGCGCGAGCCCAGCGTGACGCGCACGCTGGCGCTCGACGCGCTGGCCCGAGCTGGCCGCAGCTGGCAGATCGTCTGCACCAGCACCAGTTACGCGGGCTGCCAGGCGGCCGCGCGTGCGGGATTGGGCATCACCGTGCAGCCCTCGCACCTGTCCACCGCAGGCCTGTCGGCGCCCGCGGGCGCCGCCAATCTGCCCGCCCTGCCGCCGGTGGAGTTCATCGTCATCTCGGCTCCCGCGCCGGGCAAACCCACTCGCGCGCTGACCGAGATCCTGATGCGCAGCACCTTGACCTGA